The following are from one region of the Staphylococcus schleiferi genome:
- a CDS encoding nitrate/nitrite transporter, giving the protein MNKSKAGLQLGLQTLSLVAGFMAWSIIAPLIPFISQDVQISSGQLSIILAIPVILGSVLRVPFGYLTNIVGAKWVFFTSFLVLLVPIFLLSQATSPGALMFAGFFLGVGGAIFSVGVTSLPKYFSNDKVGLANGIYGMGNLGTAVSSFLAPPIAGVIGWQNTVRSYLIIMAVFAVIMFFLGDGNEPKVKVPLVEQSRKLMRNYKLYYLSFWYFITFGAFVAFGLFLPNFLVQNFGIDKVDAGIRTGVFIALATCLRPLGGILGDKFNAVSMLKIFFSIMIIGALILGVSSQIFLFTIGCLTVSICVGIGNGLVFKLVPLYFTTEAGVANGIVSMMGGLGGFFPPLVITAVTSLTGSSHLAFIFLSIFGIVALLTMFNLSKREQAVSTVE; this is encoded by the coding sequence ATGAATAAGTCAAAAGCGGGTTTACAATTAGGGCTTCAAACATTGAGTTTAGTGGCAGGGTTTATGGCATGGAGTATTATCGCACCATTGATTCCTTTTATTTCGCAAGATGTTCAAATCTCGAGTGGTCAACTTTCAATTATTTTAGCCATTCCAGTTATATTAGGCTCCGTCTTGCGTGTACCGTTTGGTTATTTAACGAATATTGTCGGTGCCAAATGGGTATTCTTTACAAGCTTTTTAGTGCTACTCGTGCCTATATTCTTATTAAGCCAAGCGACATCTCCAGGGGCGCTCATGTTTGCAGGCTTTTTCCTCGGTGTGGGTGGGGCAATCTTCTCAGTAGGGGTAACCTCATTACCTAAATATTTTTCTAATGATAAAGTGGGTCTTGCGAATGGGATATATGGTATGGGTAACCTCGGTACTGCAGTGTCTTCATTTTTAGCACCTCCAATTGCAGGTGTGATTGGTTGGCAAAATACAGTGCGTAGCTATTTAATTATTATGGCTGTGTTTGCGGTTATCATGTTTTTCTTAGGTGACGGCAATGAACCTAAAGTCAAAGTGCCTTTAGTCGAACAATCAAGAAAGTTAATGCGTAATTACAAACTTTATTATTTAAGTTTTTGGTATTTTATTACATTTGGTGCATTCGTGGCTTTCGGTCTTTTCTTACCGAACTTCCTTGTTCAAAACTTTGGCATTGATAAAGTAGATGCAGGGATTCGTACGGGAGTTTTCATTGCTTTAGCGACATGTTTACGACCACTTGGTGGTATTTTAGGGGATAAGTTTAACGCTGTCTCTATGCTTAAAATTTTCTTTTCAATTATGATTATAGGTGCACTCATTTTAGGTGTTTCCAGTCAAATTTTCTTATTTACAATTGGATGTTTAACAGTGAGTATCTGTGTCGGTATCGGTAATGGCTTAGTGTTTAAGCTCGTTCCACTTTATTTCACAACAGAAGCTGGTGTTGCAAATGGTATTGTCTCAATGATGGGCGGTCTTGGAGGTTTCTTCCCACCATTAGTGATTACAGCAGTGACATCGCTCACAGGGTCAAGCCATCTTGCCTTTATATTCTTAAGTATTTTTGGGATTGTGGCATTATTAACAATGTTTAATTTATCTAAACGCGAACAAGCGGTGTCCACAGTCGAATAA
- a CDS encoding DUF3139 domain-containing protein, protein MAKKILKLVLALVLLFVIVAAGFFAYKGYQKSQNLKLIDQYLTEHHLSDKVIKEKSEYDPRKGVFYKELTLKGDEKNTYIAQPIHLKRGFFLQGFDSKTKKHDKKAKYNYFNENYKMK, encoded by the coding sequence ATGGCAAAGAAAATTTTAAAACTCGTTTTGGCTTTAGTGTTGTTATTTGTAATTGTTGCGGCTGGCTTTTTTGCGTATAAGGGTTATCAAAAAAGTCAAAACCTAAAGTTAATCGATCAGTATTTAACTGAACATCATTTGAGTGATAAAGTTATTAAAGAAAAGTCTGAGTATGATCCAAGAAAAGGTGTGTTTTATAAAGAATTAACCTTAAAAGGTGACGAAAAAAATACATATATTGCTCAGCCTATTCATCTCAAACGCGGCTTTTTCTTACAAGGCTTCGATTCAAAAACGAAAAAGCATGATAAAAAAGCGAAATACAATTATTTCAATGAAAATTATAAAATGAAATAA